In Cydia amplana chromosome 13, ilCydAmpl1.1, whole genome shotgun sequence, a single genomic region encodes these proteins:
- the LOC134653472 gene encoding uncharacterized protein LOC134653472, whose amino-acid sequence MCAKMFLYSFTLFSAIWIGVLAEEEVSSPLRVAQCRATCLQKFAMPRPSGESSCLQGPDCFMCWENCELLQSNYQIWGAVCEEKDICFPGCKVACEFHAEAARASQTQPVIHTKGEGVMRVSGALARWPPPAPRATSRPTPLVYVVMRRAAEGPWRQIIQTQSLATRVPSNNEGALLRVLVVDPLGLVTIYSPDETWVAHDSNSSNHDQHKWTLKEISLIHQKVLVIGEIAWEPRIARGVYLVTWEVDGGGLKGNLFTDSTRVTLSLWPDTIYHIQVELVSRTPGVDNERSETMTIDTSRAQRVSTESVQDVQVSEGDRLMSVLVSSMRGERVPERAPDSELVLGCLSAMIAFGLAVLAAVLWRRRRRGTFPGTNVYVGSSSVLKRKLVEDFAPAAHCFQPVIAPEAPNNEAASRDVVV is encoded by the exons TTCGCGATGCCACGTCCCAGCGGAGAGTCATCGTGTTTACAAGGCCCAGATTGCTTTATG TGCTGGGAGAATTGCGAGCTACTTCAGTCTAACTACCAAATATGGGGAGCTGTCTGTGAAGAAAAGGACATCTGC tTCCCTGGATGCAAAGTGGCTTGTGAGTTTCACGCTGAAGCGGCAAGGGCATCGCAGACCCAGCCTGTGATTCACACGAAAGGCGAGGGCGTCATGCGTGTTAGCGGAGCGCTTGCACGCTGGCcgccccccgcgccccgcgccacATCTCGCCCTACTCCCCTCGTCTATGTCGTCATGCGACGAGCTGCCGAGGGTCCGTggagacaaatcattcaaacccAATCGCTCGCCACCAGGGTACCTTCCAACAACGAAGGAGCTCTTCTTCGCGTCCTAGTTGTGGACCCACTCGGTCTCGTCACAATCTACAGCCCAGACGAAACCTGGGTCGCTCACGACTCCAACTCATCAAATCACGATCAACACAAATGGACTTTAAAAGAAATATCATTGATTCACCAGAAAGTACTTGTAATAGGTGAAATTGCTTGGGAACCAAGAATAGCTCGCGGTGTTTACCTTGTTACCTGGGAAGTCGATGGTGGTGGACTAAAAGGCAACCTGTTCACAGACTCAACCCGAGTAACGCTTTCTCTATGGCCTGATACTATCTACCATATCCAAGTAGAACTTGTTTCTAGAACACCGGGTGTTGACAACGAAAGATCAGAAACGATGACCATCGATACGAGTCGAGCTCAACGTGTTTCAACTGAAAGCGTGCAAGACGTGCAAGTCAGCGAAGGTGACCGACTTATGTCCGTTCTTGTTAGTTCAATGAGAGGAGAGCGCGTGCCCGAGCGAGCACCTGACTCTGAATTAGTATTAGGTTGCTTATCAGCCATGATTGCCTTTGGGCTGGCTGTGCTTGCCGCTGTATTGTGGAGGCGGAGACGACGAGGTACATTCCCAGGGACCAACGTTTATGTCGGATCCTCCTCTGTACTCAAGCGAAAACTAGTTGAAGACTTTGCGCCCGCAGCTCACTGTTTCCAACCTGTGATAGCTCCGGAGGCACCCAACAATGAGGCTGCTTCTAGGGATGTTGTTGTGTGA